A window of the Caldalkalibacillus salinus genome harbors these coding sequences:
- a CDS encoding carbohydrate ABC transporter permease, protein MNNASLPAPKQKDKIIIEDPQARKRRMKKYLTAYAIISPWLIGFLAFIVGPMLASLYLSFTSYDLLSGAEWIGVQNYVQLFTNDPRFINAIKVTLVFVMLSVPLKLAFALFLAFLFNTGRKGSSIFTTVYYIPSIIGGSVAIAVVWRRMFGSDGAINAFLERFGVEPVSWVMHPDHALSVLILLIIWQFGSPMIIFLAGLRQIPSDLYEAASVDGAGALRQFTHITIPMLTPVIFFNLVMQTIGSFMTFTQVYLITEGGPMERTNLIAVYIYRTAFEFLKMGYASAMAWVVLLIIAVITLLLFLSAKYWVHYEAEGGR, encoded by the coding sequence ATGAACAATGCTAGTCTTCCTGCACCAAAACAAAAGGATAAGATCATTATAGAAGATCCTCAAGCACGTAAACGTAGAATGAAAAAATATCTGACAGCATATGCCATTATATCACCTTGGCTTATTGGATTTCTCGCTTTTATTGTAGGTCCGATGCTAGCGTCGTTGTACCTATCATTTACCTCATATGATCTATTATCGGGTGCGGAGTGGATTGGCGTTCAGAACTACGTCCAGCTTTTCACCAATGATCCGAGGTTTATCAATGCCATTAAAGTGACCCTTGTGTTCGTCATGCTGTCCGTGCCCTTAAAATTAGCCTTCGCTTTATTCCTCGCTTTTCTATTTAATACTGGGCGCAAGGGCTCCTCTATATTTACGACAGTCTACTATATCCCCTCTATCATAGGGGGAAGTGTCGCGATTGCTGTGGTATGGAGGAGGATGTTTGGGAGCGATGGGGCCATCAATGCCTTTTTAGAAAGATTCGGAGTGGAACCGGTCTCATGGGTCATGCATCCTGACCATGCACTCTCTGTCCTGATTCTCTTAATCATTTGGCAGTTTGGGTCGCCAATGATTATTTTCCTAGCAGGCTTACGCCAGATTCCTTCAGATTTATATGAAGCGGCAAGTGTAGATGGGGCAGGGGCACTGAGACAATTCACTCACATTACCATTCCCATGCTTACACCCGTCATTTTCTTTAATTTGGTCATGCAAACGATTGGGTCCTTCATGACATTTACCCAAGTCTACCTCATCACTGAGGGTGGACCGATGGAAAGAACGAACTTAATCGCCGTGTATATATACCGAACGGCCTTTGAGTTTCTAAAAATGGGTTATGCCTCGGCCATGGCCTGGGTGGTGCTGCTCATTATTGCGGTGATCACGCTACTCCTCTTTTTATCAGCGAAGTATTGGGTCCATTATGAAGCGGAGGGAGGTCGTTAG
- a CDS encoding carbohydrate ABC transporter permease yields MIYPILWMVASSLKPNYEILGDTAASLIPSTFVWSNYTDGWEGFGRYGFDTFFKNSLIITSLVVIGTLMSASIVAYGFARLQFPLKKTLFVCLMGTIMLPVQVILVPQYILFHNLNWVNTFLPLIVPAFLGGAPFFIFLLIQFIRGIPKELDEAATVDGCSTIGIYWRIILPLLQPALVTVAIFSFMWTFDDFLSPLIYLNKPELQTVALGIRNYMDAESGTNWGPILAMSTLSLLPQFILFAFFQKYLVQGVATTGLK; encoded by the coding sequence ATGATTTATCCCATTCTATGGATGGTGGCTAGTTCTTTAAAGCCGAACTATGAGATATTAGGGGATACGGCTGCTTCACTGATTCCAAGTACGTTCGTTTGGTCCAACTATACGGATGGATGGGAAGGTTTTGGTCGCTATGGCTTTGACACATTTTTCAAAAATTCATTGATTATTACCAGTCTCGTTGTGATCGGAACGCTCATGTCGGCGAGTATCGTTGCCTACGGGTTTGCGAGATTACAATTTCCACTTAAGAAAACGCTCTTTGTTTGTCTCATGGGCACCATTATGCTCCCTGTGCAAGTCATTTTGGTCCCGCAGTATATCTTGTTTCACAATTTGAATTGGGTGAATACCTTTCTTCCTTTAATCGTACCCGCTTTCCTTGGAGGCGCACCGTTTTTCATCTTCTTGCTTATTCAGTTTATCAGAGGCATACCGAAGGAGTTAGACGAAGCGGCGACAGTAGACGGCTGTTCAACAATCGGGATATACTGGCGCATCATCCTTCCGTTATTACAGCCGGCTCTGGTGACCGTTGCCATATTCTCTTTTATGTGGACGTTTGATGACTTCCTTTCTCCGCTCATCTATCTAAATAAACCTGAACTTCAAACGGTCGCATTAGGGATACGAAATTACATGGACGCGGAATCTGGTACGAACTGGGGGCCGATTTTAGCCATGTCCACGTTGTCTTTGCTTCCGCAGTTTATTCTGTTTGCTTTCTTCCAGAAGTATTTGGTGCAAGGGGTTGCCACGACAGGTTTAAAGTAA
- a CDS encoding glycoside hydrolase family 88 protein has product MPQLVCDEKEVKQAIDRVVERTFNMDFSWDWPGGVAFYGVTEAYEATGEEKYLQMIKDWMDEELEDGIPPLTVNASSIGHILITLYQATKEERYLDIATQMADFLLHDAERFDDDVLQHTVNGGKYHFPEQAWVDTMFMAGYFLLRMGKLCERDDYFDMGLKQYHGHENFLQDDMTHLYYHGWDNINQNHMSGIFWGRGNAWAAITMARALELIEVQHPSYMVIDCSLRDQQSALVRLQHESGLWHTVLKDPSSYLETSGTAGIAASLFVRGKLYNKYIQRAIEGLLAQVREDGSVMRVSAGTAVMNDAQGYKDVPYKRVQGWGQGLMLVFLSSLLQTRLV; this is encoded by the coding sequence ATGCCACAATTAGTATGTGATGAAAAAGAGGTCAAACAAGCGATTGATCGCGTCGTTGAGAGAACGTTTAACATGGACTTCAGCTGGGATTGGCCTGGAGGGGTCGCTTTTTACGGTGTAACAGAAGCGTATGAAGCCACGGGAGAAGAAAAGTATCTCCAAATGATCAAGGACTGGATGGATGAAGAGCTAGAAGATGGGATCCCCCCACTTACCGTCAACGCGTCTTCCATTGGTCATATCTTAATCACGCTGTACCAAGCGACAAAGGAAGAACGTTACTTAGACATTGCCACTCAAATGGCAGATTTTCTTCTACACGATGCAGAACGATTTGATGATGATGTTTTACAACATACCGTTAACGGTGGGAAATATCATTTTCCTGAACAGGCTTGGGTCGATACGATGTTTATGGCAGGTTACTTCCTGTTGCGGATGGGGAAATTGTGTGAGCGAGATGATTACTTTGATATGGGTCTGAAACAATACCATGGTCATGAAAATTTCCTACAAGACGATATGACCCACCTTTATTATCATGGTTGGGACAACATTAACCAAAACCATATGTCCGGTATCTTTTGGGGGCGCGGTAATGCTTGGGCGGCGATAACAATGGCGAGAGCATTAGAACTCATCGAGGTCCAGCATCCCTCCTATATGGTGATCGACTGTTCTTTACGTGATCAGCAGAGTGCCTTAGTCCGTTTACAACATGAATCAGGGTTATGGCACACGGTGTTGAAGGACCCGAGCTCCTACTTAGAAACATCGGGCACAGCCGGTATCGCTGCGAGTCTGTTTGTCAGAGGTAAGCTATATAATAAATATATTCAACGCGCCATAGAAGGCCTATTAGCACAAGTGAGAGAAGACGGCAGCGTGATGCGTGTGTCGGCAGGAACAGCAGTCATGAATGATGCCCAAGGATATAAGGATGTGCCGTATAAGCGTGTACAGGGTTGGGGGCAAGGACTGATGCTCGTGTTCTTATCCTCGTTATTACAAACGAGACTCGTCTAA
- a CDS encoding beta-galactosidase: protein MRSVSEICPYMAYGGDYNPEQWSEEVWLEDARLMQQAGVNLVSVGIFSWSVIELNENQFDFSWLDRIMNILHDHGIGVSLATATASTPAWFVQKYPDSVAVDRQGVPYSFGSRQHYSPCSPEYIQGVKRIVRQLADRYKDHPALKMWHINNEYACHMAECYSAHTEKAFRVWLQETYGTIDKLNEKWGTAFWSQRYNDFEEITLPRHTPTFTNPGQTLDYKRFMNDRFLYLYKIEKDILREVTPDVPVFTNFMYQFKPLNYWQWAKELDVVTWDSYPDPLEGTPSVSHTMWHDLMRSLKQGQPFLLMEQCTGQVNWMDVNVIKPPGVMRLQSYAAIAHGADGIMFFQWRQSRAGAEKFHGAMLPLSGGEESRIFKEVTQLGQELKNLDPVVGARTKASVAIVFDWENWWAVEQEGKPHQHQRYIQQVMLYYQAFYQRHIAVDFVRAQDDLSPYQIVVAPQLYMLKEGEAQNLEQFVSQGGTLIVTFFSAIVDENDRFHLTGYGGPLRDVLGLWVEEFDPYPVGAKNRLHYEDKQAWCYTWSDVIHLDGAKTLAAFGENWYKGYPAVTLNTYGQGQALYIGTEPDPSYIDELVGTVLEEKEIRAPLDVPPNVEVQERHTASDRFIFVLNYHQEAVHIRIPEGQPYTDLITQKVVKDHFPLQGWDVAVLQQRK, encoded by the coding sequence ATGCGATCTGTTTCAGAAATATGTCCATATATGGCTTATGGTGGGGACTACAATCCCGAGCAGTGGTCCGAAGAGGTGTGGCTAGAAGATGCCCGACTGATGCAACAAGCAGGTGTGAATCTCGTGTCCGTTGGCATTTTTAGCTGGTCCGTCATAGAGCTGAATGAAAATCAATTTGATTTTTCCTGGTTGGATAGGATCATGAATATCTTACATGATCACGGAATAGGGGTTTCGCTAGCAACGGCGACTGCCTCTACACCCGCGTGGTTCGTTCAAAAATATCCCGACTCTGTCGCCGTTGATCGCCAAGGGGTGCCTTACTCGTTCGGGTCGAGACAACATTACTCCCCTTGTAGTCCGGAATATATTCAAGGCGTGAAGAGAATCGTTCGTCAATTAGCGGATAGATATAAGGATCATCCGGCGTTGAAAATGTGGCATATCAATAATGAGTACGCTTGTCATATGGCGGAATGTTATAGTGCGCACACGGAAAAAGCGTTTCGTGTATGGCTTCAAGAGACTTATGGCACGATTGATAAGCTGAACGAGAAGTGGGGGACCGCATTCTGGAGCCAAAGGTATAACGATTTTGAGGAAATCACATTACCGAGACATACACCTACATTTACCAATCCTGGTCAAACGCTAGACTATAAACGTTTTATGAATGATCGTTTTTTGTATCTGTATAAGATAGAAAAGGATATCTTGCGTGAGGTGACGCCTGACGTTCCTGTTTTCACCAACTTCATGTATCAGTTTAAACCTTTGAATTACTGGCAGTGGGCCAAGGAACTAGACGTGGTCACTTGGGACTCCTATCCTGATCCTCTAGAAGGCACGCCATCCGTTAGCCATACGATGTGGCATGACTTAATGAGAAGCTTAAAGCAAGGCCAACCCTTTTTGTTGATGGAACAGTGCACAGGCCAGGTAAACTGGATGGATGTGAATGTCATCAAGCCACCCGGTGTGATGAGGCTACAGAGTTATGCCGCTATAGCACACGGCGCTGATGGCATCATGTTTTTCCAGTGGAGACAGAGTCGCGCTGGGGCTGAGAAATTCCATGGCGCCATGCTACCTTTATCCGGTGGGGAAGAGAGTCGAATCTTCAAGGAGGTCACACAGCTGGGGCAAGAATTAAAAAATTTAGATCCCGTTGTGGGGGCAAGAACAAAAGCGAGCGTCGCGATCGTTTTCGATTGGGAGAACTGGTGGGCTGTAGAGCAGGAAGGAAAACCCCACCAGCATCAGCGTTATATACAGCAAGTCATGTTGTATTACCAAGCTTTCTACCAGCGTCACATTGCTGTCGACTTTGTTCGAGCCCAAGATGACTTGAGTCCATACCAGATTGTCGTCGCCCCACAGCTGTACATGCTTAAAGAAGGAGAGGCACAAAATTTGGAACAATTTGTCTCACAAGGTGGGACGCTGATTGTGACATTCTTCAGTGCTATTGTGGATGAAAACGACCGTTTTCATTTAACAGGATACGGTGGTCCACTGCGTGACGTGTTAGGTCTCTGGGTAGAGGAATTTGACCCTTATCCTGTCGGGGCTAAAAATCGTTTACATTATGAAGACAAACAAGCCTGGTGTTATACATGGAGTGATGTCATTCACTTGGATGGGGCCAAAACTCTGGCCGCATTTGGAGAAAACTGGTACAAAGGGTACCCAGCAGTCACCCTAAACACGTATGGACAGGGCCAGGCCCTTTACATCGGGACAGAACCGGATCCATCCTATATAGATGAATTAGTGGGGACGGTTTTAGAAGAAAAAGAGATACGTGCCCCGCTCGACGTGCCACCAAACGTAGAGGTGCAAGAAAGACATACCGCCTCTGATCGTTTCATATTTGTGCTTAACTATCATCAAGAGGCAGTACACATTCGTATTCCCGAGGGCCAACCCTATACTGATCTCATAACTCAAAAAGTGGTCAAAGATCATTTTCCACTTCAAGGATGGGATGTGGCCGTCCTACAACAAAGGAAATGA